The Canis aureus isolate CA01 chromosome 11, VMU_Caureus_v.1.0, whole genome shotgun sequence genome has a segment encoding these proteins:
- the TAC3 gene encoding tachykinin-3, producing the protein MRSALLFAAILAISLASSFGAVCEDSQEQVVPGGGHSKDSDLYQLPPSLLRKLYDSGSVSLEGLLKMLSKASVDPKESPLPQKRDMHDFFVGLMGKRNIQPGTPVDVNQEKVPSFGTLQYPPSAE; encoded by the exons ATGCGGAGTGCCCTGCTGTTTGCAGCCATCCTGGCCATCAGCCTGGCTTCCAGTTTTGGGGCTGTCTGTGAGGACTCACAGGAGCAAGTGGTGCCTGGTGGGGGCCACAGCAAG GACTCGGACCTCTACCAGTTGCCCCCGTCATTGCTCCGGAAGCTTTATGACAGCGGCTCAGTCTCTCTGGAAGGATTGCTCAAAATGCTGAGCAAGGCTAGCGTGG ATCCTAAGGAATCGCCACTTCCCCAGAAAC GTGACATGCATGACTTCTTCGTGGGACTTATGGGCAAGAGGAACATCCAGCCAG GCACTCCTGTTGATGTAAACCAAGAGAAGGTCCCCAGCTTTGGCACCCTCCAGTATCCCCCCAGTGCGGAATAA